The DNA window AGTAAAGATAGGACAGGTTGTAGCGTTAAGAGAAGGCTTTGGTTCAATGCCAATTCACGCATCCATTAGCGGAAAAGTAACAGCAATTAAAAAAGTGTGGCATTCATCAGGGAAAATGGTTGATGCAATTGAAATTGAAAATGATCATTTAAATTTAGTGGATGAGTCCATCCAACCTGAAATAAATGTTCAGATTCTTTTACGTGAAGAATTAGTTACAAAGATGAAAAACGCAGGACTTTCTGGGCTTGGTGGTGCAGGATTTCCAACTTATGTTAAATATCAAACAAAATGTATCATCGATATGGTTATTATTAATGCGGTCGAATGTGAGCCTTATTTAACCTGTGATTATATGATGATTTCAGCTTACCCTGAAAAACTCATCAAAGGATTAAGCTATTTGATGAGAGCGTCAGGAAGTCTTAAAGGTGTCATTGCATTTAAAAATTATAACGTACATTTAAAAGAAGTTTTAACTCCTTTACTTTCAAAATACCCAGGAATTACTTTGTTTGAAGTAAAAGATGTTTATCCTGCTGGTTGGGAAAAATATGTAGTTGAAAAAGTAACGAAAAAAACTTACAGTAAATTACCTTCAGAAGCGGGAGTTATTGTTGATAACTCTGCAACGGCAATGGTTTTTGCAGATGTTGTTGAAAATAACATTCCTTTGATTTCTCGAGTGATTACTATTACAGGAGAAGGCATCAAAAACCCTCAAAATTTCTACGTTCCAATCGGGACTAAAGTACAAGAATTGGTTGCATTAGCTGGAGGATACCAAGAAGGATTAGATCCAAAAAATGCTTGGTATATTGCTGGAGGACCTATGACGGGAAGGGCTATATTAATTGATGATCTTATAGTTAATGACACCTTAGGATCCATCATTGTCAAACCACTGCCAAATCTTAAAGACCATCCAGAATGTTTGGGATGTGGCAAATGTGCTGACGTATGCCCTGTTTATTTAACTCCTACTGAAATTCAAAGAGCTTTTGATCGAAAAGATATTGTCACAATCAATAAGTTAAATGCAAATAAATGTGTTGCTTGTGGGCTGTGTTCTTATGTTTGTCCTTCACATATCGAAATTTCAGATTACGTAGGTAAAGCGAAAGAATTATTAAGGAAGGGAGCGTAAATTATGGCAAGATTTGCAAATGGAAAAGCTCCATTTTTAAGAATATCAGACGAAAAAAACAAAGGCACAGGAATTATCATGCGAGATTTCTTGATTGCTTTGGTTCCTGTTATTTTGTTTTCATGGTATAAAAACGGAATCTTAGTATATATCGATGGAAATTGTTCTATCTTTGAAATGTTCTATCCTTTAGTGTTTATCCTTCTTGGAGGATTTATATCTTTGTTAATGGAAGGGTTGTTCTTCTACATTACAGACAAAGAAATAAAAAGCATTAAAAGCATCATGAAAAAAGCACAATCTTCTTTCTCGCTAATACCTGGATTATTGCTTGCATTGATTTTACCAATCTACACTCCAATATGGGTTTTAATGTTTGGGTGTTTTATGGGAACCATCGTAGGTAAAATGCTTTTTGGAGGATTTGGACATAACATCTTCAATCCAGCATTAATTGGATATATTGCAATTGCGTTTACATTAAGTGGAGTCATTAATGCAGCAGGAGGAGTATTTAACCCATCTGAATTTATGATTGATTCTTATGCAGGAGTTACTCCATTAACGAGACTTTCAGGAAACGTAGTTTTTAGTTATGAGGCATTGGTTATGCCATATGGCTCTTTATGGAATTTCTTTTTAGGCACCATTCCT is part of the Bacillota bacterium genome and encodes:
- a CDS encoding RnfABCDGE type electron transport complex subunit C, producing the protein MILQKAKGIKIKGFKSMSKTLPLKEYLNPQFVYIHLLQQQSPLKRIVEVGEQVKIGQVVALREGFGSMPIHASISGKVTAIKKVWHSSGKMVDAIEIENDHLNLVDESIQPEINVQILLREELVTKMKNAGLSGLGGAGFPTYVKYQTKCIIDMVIINAVECEPYLTCDYMMISAYPEKLIKGLSYLMRASGSLKGVIAFKNYNVHLKEVLTPLLSKYPGITLFEVKDVYPAGWEKYVVEKVTKKTYSKLPSEAGVIVDNSATAMVFADVVENNIPLISRVITITGEGIKNPQNFYVPIGTKVQELVALAGGYQEGLDPKNAWYIAGGPMTGRAILIDDLIVNDTLGSIIVKPLPNLKDHPECLGCGKCADVCPVYLTPTEIQRAFDRKDIVTINKLNANKCVACGLCSYVCPSHIEISDYVGKAKELLRKGA
- a CDS encoding RnfABCDGE type electron transport complex subunit D, coding for MARFANGKAPFLRISDEKNKGTGIIMRDFLIALVPVILFSWYKNGILVYIDGNCSIFEMFYPLVFILLGGFISLLMEGLFFYITDKEIKSIKSIMKKAQSSFSLIPGLLLALILPIYTPIWVLMFGCFMGTIVGKMLFGGFGHNIFNPALIGYIAIAFTLSGVINAAGGVFNPSEFMIDSYAGVTPLTRLSGNVVFSYEALVMPYGSLWNFFLGTIPGAIGETSALVILISYLWLSIRKVIKWSTPLIFIGTVFILSWIIGILIGDAGIWFPLYSIFSGGVFFGAVFMATEPVTSPKNPLGKIVFALFLGVLTVLFRFLGNFPEGVATSIVVMNIFTMPIDNFTAVIRSTGFKKSSIIKGLILTSLLVVIILYAVLKAQTLYHLPVVSVFMGGF